The region TTCCTTTTCCCTCCTGAACTGCCTTGTCCTGAAGTTGGAATTGCAGCTGAAAAGAGGGATTCAAGCTCTGATATATCAATCTCTGGTGCCCTATCAAAGAGAAATTGAAGGACATGAGATGTTATTTCTGGAAagaatcttaaaaaataaaaaagattgaCAAATGGCTACTTTCACACTCATGGTTAGCACCTACTTGGGAGCATCACCACATTTCTGAGCCTCAGCCCACAAGCTTCCTGAGACTGCTCTAGATATCTTTAACCAATGTAATGGCTTCAGTTTCTTTGATGACTGGCTTCTTGAATTCATGGTACGAGACAAGGGTCCTCGCCCCTTTAAGCCAGGTGGAGGAGCAGAAGGCGGGGGTGGAGACGGAGAACCAGGGAGATTACTACCTTTTGATGCCGACTGTATCAGACCGGAACCTGCTTTTAGATCCCCCTTAAGAGAAGGGACTGGAGGAGGGGGAGCGGAAGGAACACTCTGTGGAGAACCCAACacaggaggaggaggaggaggaggcgGCATAACAGATATGTTTGCAGGCTTAGGAGTTTGTGAAGCAGGCAAAGGAGGGGGTGGAGGTGGAGAGGGTCCACCATTGAACGAGGAGTTCTCCTTCATAGGTTGCCCAGGAAGAGGTGGAGGCGGAGGTGGCGGCGCTCCAGTTTGGGAAACAACTTTTTCCTTCAAAGGTGGAGTAGGTGGAGGTGGAGGTTGAGGTGGTTCAGTAATAGAGGAAGAATTTGCATTCAATACTTGGGTTGTCGTTAACTGGCGTGGAGGTGGAGGAGGAGGTGGTGGTAGTGGCGGTGGCTTATCTCTAAAAGCTGAACTTTCCTTCAAAGTTGGGACTGGTTCAAGTGGTCCACTAGTACAGGCAGAATTCTTGTTCAATACTGGGGTTGTAAATAATGTGCATGAGTCTCGAGGAGGAGGTGGTGGTGATGGCACACCTCTGAAAATTGAATGTTCCTTCAAAGGTGGGGTAGGAGGAGCAGGTGGCTGAGGTGATCCACCAACAGAAGCAACATTCTCGTTCAATGGAGGGGTTGGATATTGTGGAGGTGGCGGGGGCGGAGGCGGTGGTGATATTGAAAAATTACTACTATGGACGATTTTTTGTTCTGAAGGTTTGACAAATGGAGTGGCAGCTGATGGAGAAGAGGAACTAGAAGGCGCAAGAGATGGAGGGCAACTTCTAGAAGGATGAAGAGGTCGAGTAGGTTCCCTTTTAGCAGCTTCATCAGCTGGCTGCTGCGATGTTCGAGGAAGCAGAGATGTATCAGGTTGAGAAGCAGTAGGTCTATCATCCTTCAAGGATACAATTGGAGGACCTTGGGTTCTGGGTGGAGTAGCCTGAGCTGCAGAAGGTACAGTTCGTGTGACTAATTTATCCTTCACAGGAGGAGTGTGTGGTGATGGTGCCACCGGTGAAGGAGATAGAGATAATCCAGTCAGATGAGGAGGTGAACAAGGTTCCCCTTCATGAGCTGGCTGCTGCGCTGTTGGTTGAGACGTAGTAGGTTTATCATCCTTCAAGGATACAACTGGAGGACCTTGGGTTCTGGGTGGAGTAGCCTGAGCTGCAGAAGGTACAGTTCCAGTGACTAATTTATCCTTCACGGGAGGAGTGTGCGGAGATGATGCCACCGGCGAAGGAGATAGAGATAATCCAGTAAGATGAGGAGGTGAACTAGGTTCCCCTTCATGAGCTGACAGCTGTGCTGTTGGTTGAGATGTAGTAGGTGTGTCATCCTTCGAGGATCCAATTGGAGGACCTTGGGTTCTAGGTGGAGTAGCCGGAGATGCAGAAGGTACAGTTCCAGTGACTAATTTATCCTTCACAGGAGGAGTGAGCGGTGCTGGTGATGGAGATAGTCCAGTACTAATACCCTGACCCTTTCCAGGTAAGGGTGAGGATGGAGGTGGAGGTGGAGGTGGAGGTGGAATACTGGCCTTGAATGGCGGCGTCCTGGTTTCAGGTAGGGAAAGGAAGTCATTAGGCTCACCACATTCTCGTACATGAGGATCCAACTCTTTTATAAGCGGAGGACGCTCCGACGTTGGGAGAACATATGGAGATAGTTGTGATGACACAGAAGAAGCACTAGGTTCTGTACTAAGGTCAACAGGAGAAGGTTCTGAAAGAGGAATTGATGGCTGCAATTTTGACACCTTCAtctcacttttggtcccaacaAATTGAGATTCAGCTTTCTGTTGGTCGCTTTGGTGCACTTTGGACGGTGATTTGATGGATGATATAGACTGCTGGTCCAACATAAATGGTGACGAGCCTTTAGCATTATTGTCCACTAGTGCGAGTCCCTTCTTCTCTCCGGGCGTCTCCAAATTTGTTTGATCGAGGAGCATGCTAATGTCTGTATACTGGGGAGGAGTGGATTCCAAATTTTCCTGTATTAAACCTGAAGTGGTTATTTGTTGGAGTACATTACGAGCAGCAACAGCCTTCGGACTTATCCAATCCACACAACTAAAGATCTCCTGAACCTTGGCAAATGCCTCCACTGGTAGGCCATCCTTCTCCTCAAAACAGGACAAATCTACAGGAAGAACAGAAGCAGCAGTGTCCATCTCTGAGAAAAGAACCTTCATCCAGAGCACAACTTTCATAAAATTACAATATGCTTCTAGCTGGAgaataccccaaaaaaaaaaaaaaaaaaaaacatgcatcTTATATGAACGATGATACCTCTGCTCTGAAATCTTTTGGAAATTGATCTTTAGCATCCCATAAAGTGTCAAGTTCATCACGATTAACTATCAAAATGTTTGACCTAATAAAAGCTGTGTTAAACATGGTCCTAAACATCATCTGTTCCCGCTCCAAATCATCGTGCAAGCAAATACATTCCAACACAACATCGCCTTGAATATGGCAATTGATatcaatcttaaccaattcgCATTCTGCCTGAAATGATATTATAAAGAATGTCAGATCAATAGTCAGCTGTGTCCTACGAGGTCATGCACAACAAGAATGGGAAAGAGGGGGTGAGGGAGAAAGGCTACATATAACATGTACATGCGTTTTCAGGCATGTGCATATAACCAGGGCCAAGTACAACCTAATTCAACTGGACCTCACTTGAGGAAAACCATAAGAACAATGCCATTCGAACAAAATGTCAGAAGCTTCAGTGGTAAAACTTGTTAAATAGTCCATTTCAGTCTAAATCAAACATCTCAATCCCAATGTAGACCACTACTTGACAAATTAACAAGGTCAGAGAATAGACGAAAAGCCGTAAAATTGCTTCCCTGGGAAGATGTCAGAAGATATAAGCTGTAGAAATCAAATATTAGATAGTTGATCCACTCGAGGTCAAACATATTAATCACTGAAAGAACATAAGTTGTACTATCATAGATAAAGTTCCCCCGTATGTTCCTTGCTCTATTTGCAGATTATTtacatgctttttttttttttttttcaactttagatGAATTTGACAAGGTCTATATGTCAGTCCTAGAAACAAGCACGTTTAATCAACAGAATAGAATAAAGATACCCTTCCACAAAGATAGCATAAACCCTTTGTAAGTAAAATATGATTTTAGTAGAGGAAACCCCATATTACCTGCTTGTAATGACGGACAACTTTATTCTTCTTTGGAGTTGAGAACAAAATTTTTGGCGATCGATCAGAAACTAGAAATGGATCCTGTCCAAAGATACGAAAAATTGGCCGGCAACCACCCTCGCCATCAAAATTAGGTATCGCCCTAATAATGATGCAATCCAAAGTGAGTGCTCTGTCCAATGGAGGCCACTGCATGTTCACATTCCTCCTGGCTACATACTGTAGGTATCTTAGCTGAGAAGGAATTGGATTCAGTGGCTGCAGCAAGTACAAAAGCTCGCGAGGAGCCTGCTTATAAATCATGTCTAAGGTCTTCTGTTCTCCAGTGTAATGTTTCCTGTATATCAATAATGCAGCCAACATAAATGCCAAAACTGGCCAACCACCCCGTTCACAGTGCATTAAAAGCACATTTTGTTGCCCAAGTGAGAGCCAACTTTCACCAGATCTCAGAAAATGGTGTATCACCTCCATTGAAAGCAAGGGACAACCCTCATAGTGCCGAGGGTAGTCCATTATTGTCAGATCATACTCAGACAGAATATTTGCCATCAGGCTCTGCGACTCACCCTCACGAAAATTAAAAACCATTATTTGTGCGTCAGGGTAATGATCCTTAAGTTGACTAATCACACCTCCAGCATAGCCTTTGTAATTTTCTTCCTCCCAAACATCAGTGGTGAAACAGCAATCAAACACTGCATATAAAACAGAAGCAATTATTAGCGAAACTGGCATACAAcaggcttttttttttaagagtcacaaaaaatatacttttgtGGTGATAAAACAGAGATGACATGAATCAGCTGTAATAATCTCGGCCTCCTGCATTATGTCAAGCTCTAAACATAaatattttcagaaattttTTAACAGAGAAACACACTTTCTCTTGCCACAGTACTGTTCcgtttttctccctttttttttaagaatagaaattTGGGTTCTGTTGTCACAATACTGTTTGAAACCTTCAAGGTGTTCCTTGTCAGCTTcccttttacttttaaaaggCGTTGATCGAATAACCTCACATTTTGAGTTGTTGACTTAATTAGATTCAATATCTTCTCCATTCCTTCCGCCTTTTTTCTAGGTCACGCAAGAGTAAGATACCTAATTCACATGTACTCAAAActtaataaaattgaaaaatcaatACTGATTGAAGATTATAAAAGGCATCAATTCCTCAAGTATTTTTGCCTTTTTTGTTCTACACATCAAAGTATGACTGATCAAAACTCTATAACTCACAAGTTTACATTGCTGGAAAGCAACCTTATGCTGCCGCCTGATATAGTTTTCCTTTCATCTAACCCTAATAGAGAACCCGTCTTAACCTAAAGAATCAGTTCAATCCTCTGCCTCTTAAGTGGCTGAGTCTTCcgcttcaattttttcttttgtcttgaaTGATGGTGGTGTCAGCGCCAGCTTGCGTGCACCTCGACTATTCCACCacacctattttttttttttgggcctgcactaaaatttgaaactaagacctcatggttctcctcccacttcattgaccactaggccataACCACTGGCTGCTTTTGCTTCAAAATATTCTAAGATTAAAATCATTTGCATTAGTCATCAGAACACATTCATAGCTACACCACTTCTTTAGCCTTCATTCATCTATAATAGTTGAATTAAGCAATTGTGCTATCAGAAACCGGGGGATTAAATGAAACCGCATTATGCGTTACTTGTCCAACACAACCACCCTTCGAAGTTCAAACTAAATTAGCATAAACTTAGAAATATTATTAATTCTACCAAATAAAGCACAAGCAGGCTTTGAATTGTCTAAACACATTTTTCTCCCTCTTCCATTCCCGCTGTTTCAATGAGATCCCTAAGCATCCTAAGTATTACATTAGAGTATTTTGGACAAAAAGACGAGCTGAATCCCCTGCCGGTGAAGCAGGTTATGCTTCGACGCAGCTCAGCTGGCATGCCAAATGTTGTCAACTTCACAGCAGTCAATAATGTCATCACAACAAGAgcacaacaacatcactttcCTAGCCCAAGCAGTGGCGGAgtcaggattttcactaagggggttcaaaatataaaaaggtaaACACATGAAGAAGCCAATGagattcaacatctactatatatacataaaaaataattttaaccttacatatatagtgtaatttttcgccgaaggGATGAACCCCCTCCCAACCACTTAGCTCCACCCCTGGCCCCAAGAGTACAAAGGGTGTTGAGTTGGCCCTTCAGCTTAGTTGAATTAAAGTATTAGACAGTCTCTTCATTGCAAGTTAACTTGCATTTTGCTATAACTCTCTCCGTCCACTCACACTTCCAACTTAACGTACCATATTTCGGTACTTTTTTATAACTGAAAAATCCGCCAGCTAGCATACGATTCGAAACAGGTACTGCAGtacttcaaattaaattttaGCATACAGTAGAAATATTTTTAATCAATTCAAAAGTAGCTAGAGTCTAGTCTTAATAGTATTAAAGATATAGATACCTTCCTCCTCAATTTCAATAACAACAAAGCTCCTTTCCTTATCTGGCCCCAAAGTGGCAACAATGGTCTACTCAGTTTCGAGGTCTGTTTTGCTAAATAGTTGGTAATAGGTCAGGTAGGAAACACAAACACCTGATaattcaggtaggaaactcGCAAATGAccattatctcttaatttttttttccaattaattctttcaattatctGTGTGGAGTGCCATTTAGCaccatttttaaacaaaaatagagGGTGTACACCACGTGCCATCACATACTTGTCGaagtgtgttttgataaatagttagtgatagttcaggtaagAAACTCGCAAATGAccattatctcttaattttttttttccaattaattctttaaattatcTGCATGGAGTGCCATTTGGCACCATTTTTAAACAGAAAAGAGATCATACTCCACGCACCATCACATACTAGTCGGGGTGTATTTTAATAAATGGCCGGTGAcagcagtggcggagccaggattttctgtaagggggttcaaaaatatgaagatgtaaacatacgaagaagccaagggggttcaatacctaccatatatacataaaaaaaataattttaaccttcaatatacactgtaattttctGCCGAGGGGGTTCCCCCTCGGTTACACTTGGCTCCGCCCCTGGGTGACAGTTCAGGTAAGAAACTTGCAAAAAagtgactaaaaaggaaaaagcgcCACATAATAGATAATAATCACTTGTTTACAATTCCATTTCCTCATTACAATACATgtttcaaaaattgaattataataacaactaaaaaaaaaaaaaaaaaaaaacttctctATTTATTCCAGCTCGATCTCAATAAACTACAAAAATCTCCAGAATTTCATAACCttcattaatatatttttttttaaaaaaaaaaagcacagcTCCAACAGAATACCAAAGCAAAaaccaaataataataataataataataaaaatatgaacGTACCGTAAACTCTTTCACAGATCTCTAATAGTCCATCAGGTGGTTTCCTATAGAACAATTTCCTTAATAATGCCATTTCTTCTTATAATTCAacacctttttttcttctttttaattccaaaaacttaacaatatatatgtataactataaatatatattcataatatacaatatgtatatatgtgtgtgtgtgtatgtatatacaatttctatatgtatatgtgtgtgtgtgtgtatttgtttgaaaatggagaattgttgttttgttgaagaagaaagagatgtTGAGGGATCGCCTTAACGAATTTTAAcaggagaaagagaaaaatgacaaaaatgatccCTTATGTTTGAGGATAGGTTCAGAGTAGTGTCTTAAGTATTGTACTTAATAGTTTTAGTCCTTTAATTTTGCCAAAAGTTAACACTCTTTACTGAACTCTGTCTATTATATTTGATCGGaactat is a window of Lycium ferocissimum isolate CSIRO_LF1 chromosome 12, AGI_CSIRO_Lferr_CH_V1, whole genome shotgun sequence DNA encoding:
- the LOC132039540 gene encoding formin-like protein 18 isoform X1 produces the protein MALLRKLFYRKPPDGLLEICERVYVFDCCFTTDVWEEENYKGYAGGVISQLKDHYPDAQIMVFNFREGESQSLMANILSEYDLTIMDYPRHYEGCPLLSMEVIHHFLRSGESWLSLGQQNVLLMHCERGGWPVLAFMLAALLIYRKHYTGEQKTLDMIYKQAPRELLYLLQPLNPIPSQLRYLQYVARRNVNMQWPPLDRALTLDCIIIRAIPNFDGEGGCRPIFRIFGQDPFLVSDRSPKILFSTPKKNKVVRHYKQAECELVKIDINCHIQGDVVLECICLHDDLEREQMMFRTMFNTAFIRSNILIVNRDELDTLWDAKDQFPKDFRAEVLFSEMDTAASVLPVDLSCFEEKDGLPVEAFAKVQEIFSCVDWISPKAVAARNVLQQITTSGLIQENLESTPPQYTDISMLLDQTNLETPGEKKGLALVDNNAKGSSPFMLDQQSISSIKSPSKVHQSDQQKAESQFVGTKSEMKVSKLQPSIPLSEPSPVDLSTEPSASSVSSQLSPYVLPTSERPPLIKELDPHVRECGEPNDFLSLPETRTPPFKASIPPPPPPPPPSSPLPGKGQGISTGLSPSPAPLTPPVKDKLVTGTVPSASPATPPRTQGPPIGSSKDDTPTTSQPTAQLSAHEGEPSSPPHLTGLSLSPSPVASSPHTPPVKDKLVTGTVPSAAQATPPRTQGPPVVSLKDDKPTTSQPTAQQPAHEGEPCSPPHLTGLSLSPSPVAPSPHTPPVKDKLVTRTVPSAAQATPPRTQGPPIVSLKDDRPTASQPDTSLLPRTSQQPADEAAKREPTRPLHPSRSCPPSLAPSSSSSPSAATPFVKPSEQKIVHSSNFSISPPPPPPPPPQYPTPPLNENVASVGGSPQPPAPPTPPLKEHSIFRGVPSPPPPPRDSCTLFTTPVLNKNSACTSGPLEPVPTLKESSAFRDKPPPLPPPPPPPPRQLTTTQVLNANSSSITEPPQPPPPPTPPLKEKVVSQTGAPPPPPPPLPGQPMKENSSFNGGPSPPPPPPLPASQTPKPANISVMPPPPPPPPVLGSPQSVPSAPPPPVPSLKGDLKAGSGLIQSASKGSNLPGSPSPPPPSAPPPGLKGRGPLSRTMNSRSQSSKKLKPLHWLKISRAVSGSLWAEAQKCGDAPKAPEIDISELESLFSAAIPTSGQGSSGGKRNSRTSLGQKPEKVQLVDHRRAYNCEIMLSKVKIPLHDMLSSVLALEDSALDVDQVDNLIKFCPTKEEMETLKGYKGEKEKLGRCEQFMLELMQVPRIESKLRVFSFKIQFESQVSELRKSLNVVNSAADQIKGSSKLKRIMQTILSLGNALNQGTARGSAVGFRLDSLLKLTETRARNNKMTLMHYLCKVLFDKLPELLDFSKDLSSLEPCAKIQLKFLAEEMQAISKGLEKVVQELSMSENDGVVSENFRKALKEFLCYAEGEVRSLAQLYSGVGRNVDTLILYFGEDPARCPFEQVISTLNNFRRMFNQALEENRKQLEFERKKAEKEALEKQKMSNSEKT
- the LOC132039540 gene encoding formin-like protein 13 isoform X2, producing the protein MALLRKLFYRKPPDGLLEICERVYVFDCCFTTDVWEEENYKGYAGGVISQLKDHYPDAQIMVFNFREGESQSLMANILSEYDLTIMDYPRHYEGCPLLSMEVIHHFLRSGESWLSLGQQNVLLMHCERGGWPVLAFMLAALLIYRKHYTGEQKTLDMIYKQAPRELLYLLQPLNPIPSQLRYLQYVARRNVNMQWPPLDRALTLDCIIIRAIPNFDGEGGCRPIFRIFGQDPFLVSDRSPKILFSTPKKNKVVRHYKQAECELVKIDINCHIQGDVVLECICLHDDLEREQMMFRTMFNTAFIRSNILIVNRDELDTLWDAKDQFPKDFRAELCSG